CGTCCCAAACACAGGTATGCAGGCGCACCACGCTCTTCGGTATCACATACGCCCGTTTCGCTTCACTCAGCGGATGACGGCACAGAATCCTTTCGCCCGCTGGAGGAGGCTCTGTTCCCGCTTCTACCATCAGGTCTATGACCGGGTGACGGTTGTCGCCCACGAGCCTGTAAACCTCTTTGCGGCCGGGAATCGTCATCTTGTCCGGTTCATCAGAAAGCTTGATCCTGGGTTGTCCGTTTACTGCGACGAGTTTATATACGCAGCCAAGTGCGGGCTGTGCCCGACACGTCACCAGATGAGTGCCGATGCCGAACATGTCTATCTCGTGCCCCTGTTGGACGAGAGAATAGAGGATCGATTCATCGATATCATTACTTGCCAGGATGGAGAGTGCACCGAAAGATTCCAGTGAAAACCTTTTGGCTATCTTTCGAAGCAATTTTCTGCTTTCCTTTGAGAAGTAGGCAAGGTCGCCCGAATCAAGCCTGATGCCTATTGGGTTGTAGCCAATCTGGAGGAGGGCGAGAGCCACGCATATAAAGTTGGGCACGCCGGACGCAAGCGTGTTGTAGGTGTCCACAAGCGCAAGGAAACTCGCGGGAAACGCCTGTGCGTACGAAATAAATGCAGCCAGTTCCCCATCGTTGGTATGATCGTAACCCAGTTTTCGGCGATACTCGAGCACGAGGTCGAGGAAATTATGCACCTCTCCATCGGGTCCCGCGAGGTGAGGGTTAGTGATCTCGTCAAGTCCGAAGAAGGCGGTCACGTACGAGTGTGCCATGGTGCCTTTTGTGGGAAGGCCGAACATTTGACCGGCCCGGACGTTGCTCGTTCCGTTAAAACCGCCGACGTAACTGTAACGTGAAGCGGAGATAGCACCATCCGGTCCCTGTGCCCTGCGGAGACCGAATTCAACCAGCCCTTTGTCTTTACCCGCAGCCAGCTTGAAGCGAGCCGCATTGGTTGCTATCAGACTGGGAAAGCTTGTCAGGTTTAGCAACGTGGTTTCCTGCATCTGGGCGATAGCCAGCGGCCCCTCCACCCGTATGAGCGGAATGCGGGGGAAGACGATGGTGCCTTCCGGAACCGCATATATTTTCAGCTCAGAGCAATCGATATTTTTGAGCCAGTCAAAGAAACCAGACTCGCAATGATGCATGGGACCGGCCACCTGGATATCCTCTTCCGGATAGGGTACGGGTTGCCACTTTTCCCCGGACCATGGGTCATGAGTCAGTTCCTCAAATCCGTCCGAGGTCTTCCTGATGAAGCCATTTTTTATGCCTGCTTCAAAGTCGAGTTGCAATTCCTCCTTTCTGCGCACGGTGCCTTCGCGCAGGAAGTTTATATCTGCGTCCGTAAACTTGTATGCGTGGAGAGATCGTACGACCTCTTCGAGCCCGGCAAAAATAGTGAATTCACCGCCGAAGGGGTTCCTTCTGAAAAAAAGATCGAAGACCGCCCCATCTTTTTCCTTGCCTTTTTTCCAATACCCATAGGCCATAGTGAGTTCGTACAGGTCAGTGAGCATCGGACCAACGAAAGAGTTTGAAGGCTTCACCGTTTTCTCCTTTTCACGTCTGTCCCATAGACATACCTGCTGATCAAAGATACCGGCCTCACGGCCTCATCAGGCATTATTATATATCTTTTTGATTATAATGTGGGCCTGATGTGAGCGGAGCAGGAGAATCATCTTGAGCTTGTCCCGGATTCGTGCGATAGTAGAGGGATCGAGCAAGGAGCTGGCAACAAATACGTTAGGAGGTAGGAGCGGTGTTCAAGGTGCGGTGTAAACTTATGAGGTTTGAGAAGGATGAGACGAAGCATGCCTGTCATTTCAACTACAAGGTTGGAGACGAGTTCTTTTATGATGGCGTATATTTCACCGGAAGGATATGCCCGGGTCTTCTTGCGTCAATGATGCCGATCATCTGGAATACCTATCTTGTCGGTAACAAGCATGGTGAAAGCACGTTCTATCGGTATCGCGGCCGTGACACGAGAGATGCCGCAATGAAGAAGTACGACGGGGTGGGATTCCGTCCCCTGCGCTCATCGCCGGAATCTGAGGCAGAAAACCCGGAAGAAGCGTTCTGCTGGTATGACGAAAAAACAGGAAGATCCAAAGGCGCTCATTTTCTGTGTGCCGACGATCGCATCCTTGCCCACTTCAAGTGCGAGCCCGTCGACCTGAGCGACAGCGAATATGCGCAGCCTTTCTACCGGCGAAGCATCGCTGTGCTGGAAAAGATTGAGGCGGAGCCTGGTATCAGGACCGATGAGGTGCTGGACAGGTTCACGCAGTTCGAGAGGGAAGAGATAGCGCCTGTCCTTACCTCGGTCTTCCTGCACGTGCTGCTGGAAGCACTCGAGGACGTGAAGTACATTGATGTGCGCGACGGCAGAGCCTACCCGACAGGAAAGGAACCGCCGAGCAGGCCTAAGATCGGATAAAAGATCAGTGCTCTTTTTTCAGCTTTTCGATAAACTCCGGCACAGGTATGGCCGCGAGCGTTGTTATGTGAACTGTTCCCCTCGCACCCAGCTCCATTGAGACTCTGGCTATAACCTCGTTATTTGGCGCCTCGATCACGTTGACGAAGTCGTAGGGCCCCAGAAGCGCGTACTGGGCATGGACCTTGGCGCCCATCCTTTCTATTTCCTTGTTCACTTCAAGAATCCTTTCGGGATTCTTTTTTATGGTCTTTCTGCCCTCGTCTGTCAGATTGCTTATCATGATGTAGAGTCCCATGCTCGCTCCTCCCTGCCTCATTCTAGTATAATTTTTTTAAAGTCAAAGAATTTCTAGTGCGCTTGAATAATAGTTCCGCCTCCAAGCACCGTATCACCCTCGTATAATACCACAGACTGGCCGGGTGTTATAGCTGAAACAGCGTTATCGAACGTAACTTCGAGTCGGCCCTTGCTCAGCCTGT
This genomic stretch from Syntrophorhabdales bacterium harbors:
- the pncB gene encoding nicotinate phosphoribosyltransferase — its product is MKPSNSFVGPMLTDLYELTMAYGYWKKGKEKDGAVFDLFFRRNPFGGEFTIFAGLEEVVRSLHAYKFTDADINFLREGTVRRKEELQLDFEAGIKNGFIRKTSDGFEELTHDPWSGEKWQPVPYPEEDIQVAGPMHHCESGFFDWLKNIDCSELKIYAVPEGTIVFPRIPLIRVEGPLAIAQMQETTLLNLTSFPSLIATNAARFKLAAGKDKGLVEFGLRRAQGPDGAISASRYSYVGGFNGTSNVRAGQMFGLPTKGTMAHSYVTAFFGLDEITNPHLAGPDGEVHNFLDLVLEYRRKLGYDHTNDGELAAFISYAQAFPASFLALVDTYNTLASGVPNFICVALALLQIGYNPIGIRLDSGDLAYFSKESRKLLRKIAKRFSLESFGALSILASNDIDESILYSLVQQGHEIDMFGIGTHLVTCRAQPALGCVYKLVAVNGQPRIKLSDEPDKMTIPGRKEVYRLVGDNRHPVIDLMVEAGTEPPPAGERILCRHPLSEAKRAYVIPKSVVRLHTCVWDGRQVFAFPSLDAIRQYVIDQISMMRPDHLRAVNPTPYKVSVSEELYRSMHELWMQEAPISEIR
- a CDS encoding GYD domain-containing protein, with translation MGLYIMISNLTDEGRKTIKKNPERILEVNKEIERMGAKVHAQYALLGPYDFVNVIEAPNNEVIARVSMELGARGTVHITTLAAIPVPEFIEKLKKEH